A single Pseudodesulfovibrio aespoeensis Aspo-2 DNA region contains:
- a CDS encoding glycine zipper domain-containing protein, with the protein MKHTAVITLLVCFLVAGFGCANKAQQGATVGGLAGATIGALTFKDKLLGAAVGAGVGTLMGYIVGNEWDKHDEAQVQRTLETNRSGQPSSWTNPDTGSTYSATPKEPYMAENRVYRDVVIKDEKTGESIMAKAWRDDKGVWHLKQ; encoded by the coding sequence ATGAAACATACCGCTGTCATCACCCTTCTCGTCTGCTTTCTGGTCGCCGGCTTCGGCTGCGCCAACAAGGCCCAGCAGGGAGCCACGGTCGGTGGCCTCGCCGGTGCCACCATCGGCGCCCTGACCTTCAAGGACAAGCTGCTCGGCGCGGCTGTCGGCGCGGGCGTCGGCACCCTGATGGGCTACATCGTCGGCAACGAGTGGGACAAGCACGACGAGGCCCAGGTCCAGCGGACCCTGGAAACCAACAGGAGCGGCCAGCCCTCCAGCTGGACCAACCCTGACACCGGCAGCACCTACTCGGCCACGCCCAAGGAGCCTTACATGGCCGAGAACCGCGTCTACCGCGATGTGGTCATCAAGGACGAAAAGACCGGCGAGTCCATCATGGCCAAGGCCTGGCGGGACGACAAGGGCGTCTGGCACCTCAAGCAGTAG
- a CDS encoding hybrid sensor histidine kinase/response regulator yields MLKARYIIFFLFAIFCLTPAAGQAEMAKKNVLYLNSYHRGYKWSDDIFDGVRSVLEAGPYKIDLQIEYMDIKKYRYEDVTGMLLHLYMEKFRGERFDVVLVSDNDAFNFATYYREELFPGVPLVFCGVNALTPRDLEVGNLTGVVENFDLSLTLDVARRLHPDKRHMVVVGDASTAGLAIKRQIEDAVPRYEPQLVVDYWTHLSLPDVLERVRRLPPDTFLFFIPYYQTMGNNFYTAEEVMAAIYANSSVPIYTAWEFLIGHGAVGGRVLSGYQHGQAAAGMVLEILGGKSVDDIPVDHEYAGDFVFDYNVMDRLNLTEDMLPEGSRIINAPKAFYELPKELFWTIMVSFALLLVVTVFLIFAMLARRKVERKIKDQLAFQETLMDTVPQLLAWKDMNGRYLGVNRAFAEFFGYKDSAFVVSKTTREVIVDSEYATWAFNADQQAMRDPEAVRKVRRKLEDGAGNQGWLEISKVPIRDQSGRVVGLLSTAENITKEHNLEKQLLQSQKMEAIGTLAGGIAHDFNNILTSIINSTELALGDVEPDSVTRRDLERVLKAARRGGRVVKQILAFSRPSTEGFRSTDVGAVVSEALGFLEASMPSNIAVRSLVAPSLSCVLADPTQLHQVAMNLFTNAFHALREQGGVIEARVEQVLLDEDEAGVIGLNHGWHVRLTIEDNGPGIPPEIVDKIFDPFFSTKDKTEGTGLGLAVVHGIVRSHKGGLQVSPRIGGGTVFEVYLPRADEADAECQAPASDRARQGGHILFVEDDEDQLDATPRLLEVMGYQVTPVRSPESALALVRMSPCPFDLLITDYDMPGLSGTQLARRVGDLVPLLPVILVSGREDAAMAASDLPNIRQVVIKPYDKDDLATAIASALAVAG; encoded by the coding sequence ATGCTAAAAGCTCGATATATAATATTTTTTCTCTTTGCCATCTTCTGCCTGACGCCCGCTGCGGGGCAGGCCGAGATGGCCAAGAAGAACGTCCTCTATCTCAATTCGTACCACCGGGGCTACAAGTGGTCGGACGACATTTTCGATGGCGTGCGCTCTGTGCTTGAGGCCGGGCCGTACAAGATCGACCTTCAGATCGAATACATGGACATCAAGAAGTACCGGTACGAGGATGTCACCGGCATGCTCCTGCATTTGTACATGGAGAAATTCCGGGGCGAGCGGTTTGATGTGGTGCTGGTCTCGGACAACGATGCCTTCAATTTCGCGACCTATTACCGCGAAGAGCTTTTTCCCGGCGTCCCCCTGGTCTTCTGCGGGGTCAACGCGCTGACCCCCCGCGACCTCGAAGTGGGCAACCTGACCGGCGTGGTGGAGAATTTCGACCTCTCCCTGACCCTGGACGTGGCCCGCAGGCTCCACCCGGACAAGAGACACATGGTCGTGGTGGGCGATGCGTCCACAGCCGGGCTCGCCATCAAGCGTCAGATCGAGGACGCCGTGCCCCGGTACGAGCCACAGCTGGTGGTGGACTACTGGACCCACCTCTCGCTGCCCGACGTGCTCGAAAGGGTCAGGCGGCTTCCGCCCGACACCTTCCTCTTCTTCATCCCCTACTATCAGACCATGGGGAATAATTTCTACACAGCCGAGGAGGTGATGGCGGCCATCTACGCCAATTCGAGCGTGCCCATCTACACGGCGTGGGAATTTCTCATCGGCCACGGCGCGGTGGGAGGGCGCGTCCTTTCGGGCTATCAGCACGGCCAGGCAGCGGCGGGCATGGTCCTTGAAATCCTCGGCGGCAAGTCTGTCGACGACATTCCCGTTGATCACGAATATGCCGGAGACTTTGTCTTTGATTACAACGTAATGGACCGGCTGAACCTGACCGAGGACATGCTTCCGGAGGGCAGCCGCATCATCAATGCGCCCAAGGCCTTCTACGAACTGCCCAAGGAGCTGTTCTGGACCATCATGGTCAGCTTCGCGCTGCTGCTGGTGGTGACGGTGTTCCTGATCTTCGCCATGCTCGCGCGGCGCAAGGTGGAGCGCAAGATCAAGGACCAGCTCGCCTTCCAGGAAACGCTCATGGACACCGTGCCGCAGTTGCTCGCGTGGAAGGACATGAACGGGCGGTATCTCGGCGTCAACCGGGCCTTTGCCGAATTCTTCGGGTACAAGGATTCCGCGTTCGTCGTCTCCAAGACCACCCGCGAGGTCATCGTCGATAGCGAGTACGCCACGTGGGCCTTCAATGCGGACCAGCAGGCCATGCGCGACCCCGAGGCCGTGCGCAAGGTACGCCGCAAGCTCGAAGACGGGGCGGGCAACCAGGGGTGGCTTGAGATCAGCAAGGTGCCCATCCGCGACCAGTCGGGCCGGGTGGTGGGCCTGCTCAGCACGGCGGAGAACATCACCAAGGAGCACAACCTCGAAAAACAGCTCCTGCAATCGCAGAAAATGGAGGCCATCGGCACCCTGGCTGGCGGCATTGCGCATGATTTCAACAATATCCTGACTTCCATTATCAATTCTACCGAGTTGGCCCTGGGCGATGTGGAGCCCGATTCCGTGACCCGGCGCGACCTGGAGCGCGTGCTCAAGGCCGCCCGGCGGGGAGGTCGCGTGGTCAAGCAGATCCTCGCCTTCAGCCGCCCCTCCACCGAGGGGTTTCGGTCCACGGACGTTGGCGCGGTGGTGTCCGAGGCCTTGGGATTTCTGGAGGCGTCCATGCCCAGCAACATCGCGGTCCGCTCGCTTGTGGCCCCGTCTCTTTCCTGCGTGCTGGCCGACCCCACCCAGCTGCATCAGGTGGCCATGAACCTGTTCACCAACGCCTTCCACGCCCTGCGCGAGCAGGGCGGGGTCATTGAGGCGCGGGTGGAGCAGGTGCTTCTCGACGAGGACGAGGCTGGCGTCATCGGTCTGAACCACGGCTGGCATGTGCGTCTGACCATTGAGGACAACGGACCGGGCATCCCGCCGGAGATCGTGGACAAGATATTCGACCCGTTCTTCTCCACCAAGGACAAGACCGAAGGCACCGGGCTCGGACTGGCCGTGGTCCATGGCATCGTCAGGAGCCACAAGGGCGGGCTGCAGGTTTCGCCCAGAATCGGCGGCGGCACGGTCTTTGAGGTCTATCTGCCCAGAGCCGACGAGGCCGATGCCGAATGCCAGGCCCCGGCCAGCGACCGGGCGCGGCAGGGCGGCCACATCCTTTTTGTGGAGGATGACGAGGACCAACTCGATGCCACCCCGCGCCTGCTTGAGGTCATGGGCTACCAGGTGACGCCGGTGCGCAGCCCGGAGTCGGCCCTGGCCTTGGTCAGGATGTCCCCGTGCCCCTTTGACCTGCTCATTACCGATTACGACATGCCCGGCCTGAGCGGCACCCAGCTGGCCCGGCGGGTGGGCGATCTGGTGCCGCTGCTGCCGGTGATCCTGGTTTCCGGGCGTGAAGATGCCGCCATGGCGGCCTCGGACTTGCCCAATATCCGTCAGGTGGTTATCAAGCCATACGACAAGGATGATCTGGCAACCGCCATCGCCAGTGCCCTTGCTGTGGCAGGATGA
- a CDS encoding sigma-54-dependent transcriptional regulator: protein MTNILVIDDDIEVCETLESLIGRLSHVCDTAQTLSRGMALAKAGSYDVVFLDVSLPDGNGLDILPQLMALSDPPEVIILTGRGDPDGAEMAIEGGVWDYLLKPSSVREISLTLGRALKYREEKAGKAESDSLDLSEVVGGSPTIKASFKLMAQAARSDTNVLITGETGTGKELFASTIHQNSRRHGGQFVVVDCAGLTETLVESTLFGHRKGAFTGAQADRIGLIKLADKGTLFLDEVGEMPLSIQKVFLRVLQERTFRPVGDTREQTSDFRLVAATNRDLDAMVEQGQFRADLLFRIKTMRIHLPPLSQRPEDIRALALFQVIRLCEHYGMEKKNFGSNFFTTLESYSWPGNVRELFNILERAVIEAGQERTIYAMHLPRALRIEVAKAQIERMTGSHVVTVGSGLVDGVSVRKIGQEIFEDIFDQALPSLREFKGTAEKVYLGELIRQSAGDLAQILNVSGLSRSHLYSLLKKYGLSL from the coding sequence ATGACCAATATCCTGGTGATAGACGACGACATCGAGGTCTGCGAGACTCTGGAGAGCCTCATAGGCAGGCTGTCGCATGTTTGCGACACGGCCCAGACCCTGAGCCGGGGAATGGCCCTGGCCAAGGCCGGAAGCTATGACGTCGTCTTCCTCGATGTGAGCCTGCCCGATGGAAACGGACTGGACATCCTGCCCCAGCTCATGGCACTGAGCGATCCGCCAGAGGTGATCATCCTCACGGGCCGGGGCGACCCGGACGGCGCGGAGATGGCCATTGAGGGCGGCGTGTGGGATTATCTGCTCAAACCGTCGAGCGTGCGCGAGATATCCCTGACTCTGGGCCGCGCCCTCAAATACCGCGAAGAGAAGGCGGGCAAGGCCGAGAGTGATTCCCTCGACCTCAGCGAGGTGGTGGGGGGCAGCCCGACTATCAAGGCGAGCTTCAAGCTCATGGCCCAGGCCGCGCGCTCGGACACCAATGTGCTCATCACCGGCGAGACCGGCACGGGCAAGGAACTTTTCGCTTCCACCATCCATCAGAATTCCAGGAGGCACGGTGGCCAGTTCGTGGTGGTGGACTGCGCCGGGCTGACCGAGACCCTGGTGGAATCCACCCTGTTCGGCCACCGCAAGGGGGCGTTCACCGGAGCCCAGGCTGACCGCATCGGCCTGATCAAGCTGGCCGACAAGGGGACGCTTTTTCTGGACGAGGTGGGCGAGATGCCCCTGTCCATCCAGAAAGTGTTCTTGCGCGTGCTTCAGGAGCGCACCTTCCGCCCGGTGGGCGATACTCGCGAGCAGACCAGCGATTTCCGGCTCGTGGCCGCCACCAACCGCGACCTCGACGCCATGGTGGAACAGGGACAGTTCAGGGCCGATCTGCTCTTTCGCATCAAGACCATGCGCATCCATCTGCCGCCGCTCTCCCAGCGGCCCGAGGATATCCGCGCCCTGGCCCTGTTTCAGGTGATACGGCTGTGCGAGCACTACGGCATGGAGAAGAAGAATTTCGGCTCCAATTTCTTCACCACCCTGGAGAGCTACAGCTGGCCGGGAAATGTCAGGGAACTCTTCAATATCCTGGAGAGGGCCGTGATCGAGGCGGGCCAGGAAAGGACCATCTACGCCATGCACCTGCCGCGCGCCCTGCGCATCGAGGTGGCCAAGGCGCAGATCGAGCGCATGACCGGCTCCCATGTGGTCACCGTCGGTTCCGGCCTGGTGGACGGGGTGTCTGTCCGAAAAATCGGACAGGAGATTTTCGAGGACATCTTTGACCAGGCCCTGCCTTCGCTGCGCGAGTTCAAGGGTACGGCGGAAAAGGTCTATCTTGGCGAACTGATCCGTCAGAGCGCGGGAGACCTGGCGCAGATCCTGAATGTGTCGGGGCTTTCGCGGTCCCATCTCTACTCGTTGCTCAAGAAGTATGGGTTGTCCCTGTGA
- a CDS encoding HU family DNA-binding protein produces MTKAELVAKIAEKNGTSKAQAEASMNAILDVIQGELAAGNKLTLTGFGTFSVSERKARTGRNPRTGKEIKIPACKVAQFKPGKVLKEAVK; encoded by the coding sequence ATGACCAAAGCAGAACTTGTTGCCAAAATCGCTGAGAAGAACGGCACCTCCAAGGCCCAGGCCGAGGCGTCCATGAATGCCATCCTCGATGTCATTCAGGGCGAGCTGGCCGCTGGAAACAAACTGACCCTGACGGGCTTCGGCACCTTCAGCGTCAGCGAGAGGAAGGCCCGCACCGGTCGCAACCCGCGCACCGGCAAGGAAATCAAGATTCCGGCCTGCAAGGTCGCTCAGTTCAAGCCCGGCAAGGTTCTGAAGGAAGCTGTGAAGTAG
- the nifJ gene encoding pyruvate:ferredoxin (flavodoxin) oxidoreductase codes for MSKMKTMDGNTAAAWVAYAMSETAAIYPITPSSTMGEIADEWAAQGRENIFGQKVRIRQLQSEAGAAGAVHGALAGGALTCTFTASQGLLLMIPNMYKIAGELLPGVFHVSARAIAAHALSIFGDHQDVMACRQTGFAMLASASVQEVMDLSLVAHLATVEAGVPFLSFFDGFRTSHEIQKVEVIDYADMKPLLNMDKVAAFRARSMNPEHPDIRGTAQNPDIYFQGREASNARYDVIPGIVEAYMTKVSALTGRSYKPFDYVGAPDAERVIIAMGSSCEVIEEAVNALCARGEKVGLIKVRLYRPFSVEHFLSVLPASAKTVAVLDRTKEPGALGDPLYQDVRTVFGEQGMDLTVLAGRYGLGSKEFTPAMVQAVYANMAAAEPVRHFTVGITDDVTKTSLAVPAVADTTPEGTVQCKFWGLGADGTVGANKQAIKIIGDNTNLYAQGYFAYDSKKSGGITISHLRFGEKPIQSSYLVTAADYIACHNPSYVHLYDVLDGIKEGGTFVLNCPWTAAQMEIELPAAMRRTIAQKGLKFYTVDAVKIAQQAGLGGRINMIMQTAFFKLADVIPFDQAVALLKDGIKKAYGKKGDKIVNMNNAAVDNAVDAIVEINVPAAWKTLADAAPVKRNEPEYVTKVMRPVLAQQGDTLPVSAFSLDGTMPVATSKFEKRGVAINVPEWIADNCIQCNQCAFVCPHSALRAVLADDAELKGAPASFATLEAKGKDVKGLSFRLQVNVLDCLGCGNCADICPSKDKALVMQPIATQTGAQVPNFEFSEAVAYKDAFKRDTVKGSQFRQSLMEFSGACSGCGETPYVKVLTQLFGERMVIANATGCSSIWGASAPTTPYCVNQDGHGPAWGNSLFEDAAEFGYGIDMALAHRRDHLARLAVTALESAQGELKTALAGWLANRDDAEGSAEWGGKLKTALTGATDPALAEIATMSDLFTKKSVWIFGGDGWAYDIGYGGVDHVLASGEDVNILVMDTEVYSNTGGQSSKATPLGSIAKFAAAGKTTGKKDLGRMAMTYGYVYVAQVAMGADKQQMLKAFREAEAYKGPSLIIAYAPCINQGIKKGMGKTQYEQKLAVDSGYWPLYRYNPTLADEGKNPFTLESKAPDGTLQEFLSGENRYAMLEKFHPEISKAFRAKIEKDYTTRYAILSHLAETDFSAAGAGEAQGDVAACDAGVSAESPGSGEPCDDGR; via the coding sequence ATGTCCAAGATGAAGACCATGGACGGCAACACGGCTGCGGCCTGGGTGGCCTATGCCATGAGCGAGACGGCGGCCATTTATCCCATCACCCCCTCGTCCACCATGGGCGAGATCGCGGACGAGTGGGCCGCCCAGGGCCGCGAGAACATTTTCGGCCAGAAGGTGCGCATCCGTCAGTTGCAGTCCGAGGCGGGCGCGGCAGGCGCGGTGCACGGCGCCCTGGCCGGCGGCGCGCTGACCTGCACCTTCACCGCGTCACAGGGACTTTTGCTCATGATCCCGAACATGTACAAGATCGCCGGAGAGCTTCTCCCCGGCGTTTTTCATGTCTCGGCCCGGGCCATCGCGGCCCACGCCCTGTCCATCTTCGGCGACCACCAGGACGTTATGGCCTGCCGCCAGACCGGATTCGCCATGCTCGCCTCGGCCAGCGTCCAGGAGGTCATGGACCTCTCCCTGGTCGCCCATCTGGCCACTGTTGAAGCCGGAGTGCCTTTCCTCAGCTTTTTCGACGGGTTTCGCACCTCGCACGAGATACAGAAGGTCGAGGTCATCGACTACGCGGACATGAAGCCGCTGCTGAACATGGACAAGGTGGCCGCCTTCCGCGCCCGGTCCATGAACCCGGAGCATCCGGACATCCGCGGCACGGCCCAGAACCCGGACATCTACTTCCAGGGCCGCGAGGCCTCCAACGCCCGCTATGACGTGATTCCCGGCATCGTGGAAGCGTACATGACCAAGGTCTCGGCCCTGACTGGCCGCAGCTACAAGCCCTTTGACTACGTGGGCGCGCCTGACGCCGAGCGCGTCATCATCGCCATGGGCTCGTCCTGTGAGGTCATCGAGGAGGCGGTCAACGCCCTGTGTGCGCGCGGCGAAAAGGTGGGCCTGATCAAGGTCCGGCTGTACCGCCCGTTCTCGGTCGAGCATTTCCTGTCCGTGCTGCCCGCGTCGGCCAAGACCGTGGCCGTGCTTGACAGGACCAAGGAGCCGGGGGCGCTTGGCGATCCGCTCTACCAGGACGTGCGCACCGTGTTCGGCGAGCAGGGCATGGACCTAACCGTGCTGGCGGGCCGCTACGGCCTGGGTTCCAAGGAGTTCACCCCGGCCATGGTTCAGGCCGTGTACGCCAACATGGCCGCTGCCGAGCCCGTGCGCCACTTCACCGTGGGCATCACCGACGACGTGACCAAGACCTCCCTGGCCGTGCCCGCCGTGGCCGACACCACGCCCGAGGGCACGGTCCAGTGCAAGTTCTGGGGGTTGGGCGCGGACGGCACCGTGGGCGCCAACAAGCAGGCCATCAAGATCATCGGCGACAACACCAACCTCTATGCCCAGGGATACTTTGCCTATGATTCCAAGAAGTCGGGCGGCATCACCATCTCCCACCTGCGCTTTGGCGAGAAGCCCATCCAGTCCTCCTATCTGGTCACGGCAGCCGATTACATCGCCTGCCACAATCCGAGCTATGTCCATCTTTACGATGTGCTCGACGGCATCAAGGAGGGCGGCACCTTTGTCCTCAACTGCCCCTGGACCGCCGCGCAGATGGAGATCGAGCTGCCTGCGGCCATGCGCCGGACCATCGCCCAGAAGGGGCTGAAGTTCTACACCGTGGACGCGGTCAAGATCGCGCAGCAGGCGGGCCTTGGCGGGCGCATCAACATGATCATGCAGACCGCCTTCTTCAAGCTGGCCGATGTCATTCCCTTTGACCAGGCCGTGGCCCTGCTCAAGGACGGCATCAAGAAGGCCTACGGCAAGAAGGGCGACAAGATCGTCAATATGAACAACGCCGCCGTGGACAACGCGGTGGACGCCATTGTCGAGATCAACGTGCCTGCGGCGTGGAAGACCCTGGCCGACGCCGCCCCGGTCAAACGCAACGAGCCGGAATACGTGACCAAGGTCATGCGCCCGGTGCTGGCCCAGCAGGGCGACACCCTGCCGGTCTCGGCCTTCAGCCTGGATGGCACCATGCCGGTGGCGACCTCGAAGTTCGAGAAGCGCGGCGTGGCCATCAACGTGCCCGAGTGGATCGCGGACAACTGCATCCAGTGCAACCAGTGCGCCTTTGTCTGTCCGCATTCCGCCCTGCGCGCGGTGCTGGCCGACGATGCCGAACTCAAGGGCGCGCCCGCCTCGTTCGCCACCCTCGAAGCCAAGGGCAAGGACGTCAAGGGGCTCAGCTTCCGGCTCCAGGTCAATGTCCTCGACTGCCTGGGCTGCGGCAACTGCGCCGACATCTGCCCGTCCAAGGACAAGGCCCTGGTCATGCAGCCCATCGCCACCCAGACCGGTGCGCAGGTTCCCAACTTCGAGTTCTCCGAGGCCGTTGCCTACAAGGACGCCTTCAAGCGCGACACGGTCAAGGGCAGCCAGTTCCGCCAGTCGCTGATGGAGTTCTCGGGCGCGTGCTCGGGCTGCGGCGAGACCCCGTATGTCAAGGTGCTGACCCAGCTCTTTGGCGAGCGCATGGTCATCGCCAACGCCACGGGCTGCTCGTCCATCTGGGGCGCGAGCGCGCCGACCACACCGTATTGCGTCAACCAGGACGGCCACGGCCCGGCCTGGGGCAACTCCCTGTTCGAGGACGCCGCCGAGTTCGGCTACGGCATTGACATGGCCCTGGCCCACCGCCGCGATCACCTGGCCCGGCTGGCGGTCACGGCCCTGGAATCAGCCCAGGGCGAGTTGAAGACCGCCCTGGCGGGCTGGCTGGCCAACCGCGACGACGCCGAAGGCTCGGCTGAGTGGGGCGGCAAGCTCAAGACCGCGCTCACAGGCGCGACCGATCCGGCCCTGGCCGAGATCGCGACCATGAGCGACCTGTTCACCAAGAAATCGGTTTGGATATTCGGCGGCGATGGCTGGGCCTACGACATCGGCTACGGCGGCGTGGACCATGTCCTGGCGTCGGGCGAGGATGTCAACATCCTGGTCATGGACACCGAGGTGTACTCCAACACCGGCGGCCAGTCGTCCAAGGCCACGCCGCTTGGCTCCATCGCCAAGTTCGCGGCCGCGGGCAAGACCACGGGCAAGAAGGACCTGGGCCGCATGGCCATGACCTACGGCTACGTCTACGTGGCCCAGGTGGCCATGGGCGCGGACAAGCAGCAGATGCTCAAGGCGTTCCGCGAGGCCGAGGCCTACAAGGGCCCCTCCCTGATCATCGCCTACGCGCCGTGCATCAACCAGGGCATCAAGAAGGGCATGGGCAAGACCCAGTACGAGCAGAAGCTGGCTGTCGATTCCGGCTACTGGCCGCTCTACCGCTACAACCCCACCCTGGCCGACGAGGGCAAGAACCCCTTCACCCTCGAATCCAAGGCCCCTGACGGAACCCTCCAGGAGTTCCTCTCCGGTGAAAACCGCTACGCCATGCTGGAGAAGTTCCATCCGGAAATCTCCAAGGCGTTCCGGGCGAAAATAGAGAAGGATTATACCACGAGGTACGCCATTCTGAGCCATCTGGCCGAAACCGACTTCAGCGCGGCTGGAGCGGGCGAGGCACAGGGCGATGTGGCGGCGTGCGACGCGGGTGTGTCCGCCGAAAGCCCCGGCTCTGGCGAGCCGTGTGACGACGGCAGATAG
- a CDS encoding L-lactate permease: MYTLMALAPILTVFFFLVILRWPAKKAMPLALIVAAGLAYFVWQVSGMVIAASIIQGLAITIAILWIVFGALLMLNTLTNSGAIAAIRAGFMDITPDRRIQAMIIAWCFGAFIEGAAGFGTPAAVCAPLLMALGFPAMASVTVALIIQSTPVTFGAVGTPILLGVRTGLDNPIVHDLLGKNGIAFMDYIFEIGATAAIMHGIIGIMIPTFLAVMLTRFFSKEKSIARGLEALPFGIFAGLAFTVPYMLVAWFLGPEFPSLIGGLVGLALVVTAAKNNFLTPKNTWDFDDRSEWPSAWMGTWEPKFAKAPEHMTLLKAWAPYVLVGLFLVMSRKIDWIKGALTSVKIPINNIFDTGIGYVIDPLYIPGFIFVCAVICAFFIQRMKVKDLSDAAKQSFKTTVQASFALGFAIPMVRVFINSGEKFNASGLASMPLELANGVAALAGTAWTGFAAVIGSLGAFIAGSNTVSNMMFSLFQFGVASQIDVPQSIIVALQAVGGAAGNMITVHNVVAAAAVVGLMDREGEIIRKTLIPMTYYLIFAAIIGTVMISSGWGTVLK, from the coding sequence ATGTACACGTTAATGGCACTGGCACCGATTCTCACGGTGTTCTTCTTCCTGGTAATTTTGCGCTGGCCTGCCAAAAAGGCCATGCCCCTGGCCCTGATCGTGGCCGCCGGCCTGGCGTACTTCGTCTGGCAGGTTTCCGGCATGGTCATCGCCGCTTCCATCATCCAGGGTCTCGCGATCACTATCGCCATCCTCTGGATCGTCTTCGGCGCGCTCCTGATGCTCAACACCCTGACCAACAGCGGGGCCATCGCGGCCATTCGCGCAGGGTTCATGGACATCACCCCGGACCGTCGAATCCAAGCCATGATCATCGCCTGGTGCTTCGGTGCCTTCATCGAGGGCGCGGCCGGTTTCGGCACCCCTGCAGCGGTCTGCGCACCGCTGCTCATGGCGCTGGGCTTCCCGGCCATGGCTTCGGTCACCGTGGCCCTGATCATCCAGTCCACCCCGGTCACCTTTGGCGCGGTCGGCACCCCGATCCTGCTCGGCGTGCGCACCGGCCTGGACAACCCCATTGTCCATGACCTGCTGGGTAAAAACGGTATCGCCTTCATGGACTACATCTTCGAGATCGGTGCCACCGCCGCCATCATGCACGGCATCATCGGCATCATGATCCCGACCTTCCTGGCCGTCATGCTGACCCGCTTCTTCTCCAAGGAGAAGTCCATCGCCAGGGGTCTTGAGGCCCTGCCTTTCGGCATCTTTGCCGGTCTGGCCTTCACTGTTCCCTACATGCTGGTGGCCTGGTTCCTCGGCCCCGAGTTCCCGTCCCTGATCGGCGGCCTCGTCGGTCTGGCCCTGGTCGTCACCGCTGCCAAGAACAACTTCCTCACCCCCAAGAACACCTGGGACTTCGACGATCGTTCCGAGTGGCCCTCCGCCTGGATGGGTACCTGGGAGCCGAAGTTCGCCAAGGCTCCCGAGCACATGACCTTGCTCAAGGCCTGGGCTCCGTACGTCCTGGTCGGCCTGTTCCTGGTCATGTCCCGCAAGATCGATTGGATCAAGGGTGCCCTGACCTCGGTCAAGATTCCCATCAACAACATCTTTGACACCGGCATCGGCTACGTCATTGACCCCCTGTACATTCCCGGTTTCATCTTCGTGTGCGCCGTCATCTGCGCCTTCTTCATCCAGCGGATGAAGGTCAAGGACCTCTCTGATGCGGCCAAGCAGTCCTTCAAGACCACGGTGCAGGCGTCCTTTGCCCTTGGATTCGCCATCCCCATGGTGCGCGTGTTCATCAACTCCGGCGAGAAGTTCAACGCCTCTGGGCTGGCTTCCATGCCCCTTGAGCTGGCCAACGGCGTCGCCGCCCTGGCGGGTACCGCGTGGACCGGCTTTGCGGCGGTCATCGGCTCCCTGGGTGCCTTCATCGCGGGTTCGAACACCGTGTCCAACATGATGTTCTCCCTGTTCCAGTTCGGCGTGGCCTCCCAGATCGACGTGCCGCAGTCCATCATCGTGGCCCTGCAGGCCGTGGGCGGCGCTGCCGGCAACATGATCACGGTCCACAATGTCGTGGCCGCCGCCGCAGTGGTGGGCCTGATGGACCGCGAGGGCGAGATCATCCGCAAGACCCTCATCCCCATGACCTATTACCTGATCTTCGCCGCCATCATCGGCACCGTCATGATCAGTTCCGGTTGGGGCACTGTCCTGAAGTAA